Proteins from a genomic interval of Cucurbita pepo subsp. pepo cultivar mu-cu-16 unplaced genomic scaffold, ASM280686v2 Cp4.1_scaffold000239, whole genome shotgun sequence:
- the LOC111784589 gene encoding probable ethanolamine kinase isoform X2 — protein MGAEKIYNGSLDLGGAVGDGEGNPESYRLSTLSVDLSLPLPAMTPRIIELCKDLFNEWSELDNSRFSVETVSGGITNLLLKVTVKEESGSCVSVTVRLYGPNTDYVINRDRELQAIKYLSAAGFGAKLLGVFKNGMVQSFIHARTLEPSDMRKPKLAAEIAKQLNKFHKVYIPASALQFDDTGKQSIYDTISFKEIHNEVLEIKELTSLLNSPVVFAHNDLLSGNIMLNEEEERLYLIDFEYGSYSYRGFDIGNHFNEYAGYDCDYSCYPSKEEQYHFFRHYLHPEKPDEVSQKDLEALYVESNTFMLASHLYWALWALIQARMSPIDFDYLAYFFLRYNEYKKQKEKYCSLARSFLSRSGLGCEPA, from the exons ATGGGAGCAGAGAAGATCTACAATGGCTCTCTGGATTTGGGAGGAGCTGTAGGAGATGGAGAAGGCAACCCCGAGTCGTATCGGTTATCTACTCTTTCTGTCGacctctctcttcctcttcccgCCATGACCCCTCGCATCAT CGAGCTATGTAAGGATCTGTTCAACGAGTGGTCGGAGCTGGATAATTCTCGGTTCTCTGTTGAAACGGTCTCTGGTGGAATCACTAATCTAC TGCTTAAGGTTACGGTGAAAGAGGAAAGCGGTAGTTGCGTTTCTGTCACCGTCAGACTATATGGACCTAACACGGATTATGTTATTAATCGTGACAGGGAACTGCAG GCAATCAAATATCTTTCAGCTGCAGGATTTGGTGCCAAGCTTCTTggagtttttaaaaatggtatggTGCAGTCATTTATTCATGCACGAACCCTAGAACCATCAG ATATGAGAAAGCCAAAGCTAGCTGCGGAAATTGCTAAACAGCTTAATAAATTCCACAAAGTATATATTCCAG CCTCTGCACTGCAATTTGATGATACTGGGAAGCAAAGTATATATGATACAATTTCATTTAAGGAAATTCATAATGAAGTACTTGAAATTAAG GAACTAACGAGCCTCCTCAATTCCCCCGTAGTGTTTGCCCACAATGACCTGCTTTCTGGGAACATAATGCTAAATGAGGAAGAAG AACGACTCTACTTAATTGATTTCGAGTACGGATCATACAGTTACAGAGGCTTTGACATTGGTAATCACTTCAATGAATATGCCGGCTATGACTGTGACTATAGCTG TTATCCATCCAAGGAGGAACAGTATCATTTCTTCAGGCATTATTTGCATCCCGAAAAACCAGACGAG GTTTCTCAAAAAGATCTTGAAGCTCTGTACGTGGAGTCAAACACCTTCATGCTAGCTTCTCACTTATATTGGGCTTTATGGGCGCTTATACAG GCAAGGATGTCCCCGATCGATTTCGATTACCTTGCTTATTTCTTCCTGCGATACAACGAATATAAAAAGCAGAAGGAAAAATATTGCTCATTGGCAAGATCTTTCCTTTCTCGATCAGGATTGGGTTG
- the LOC111784589 gene encoding probable ethanolamine kinase isoform X1, translated as MGAEKIYNGSLDLGGAVGDGEGNPESYRLSTLSVDLSLPLPAMTPRIIELCKDLFNEWSELDNSRFSVETVSGGITNLLLKVTVKEESGSCVSVTVRLYGPNTDYVINRDRELQAIKYLSAAGFGAKLLGVFKNGMVQSFIHARTLEPSDMRKPKLAAEIAKQLNKFHKVYIPGSKEPQLWNEILKFYEKASALQFDDTGKQSIYDTISFKEIHNEVLEIKELTSLLNSPVVFAHNDLLSGNIMLNEEEERLYLIDFEYGSYSYRGFDIGNHFNEYAGYDCDYSCYPSKEEQYHFFRHYLHPEKPDEVSQKDLEALYVESNTFMLASHLYWALWALIQARMSPIDFDYLAYFFLRYNEYKKQKEKYCSLARSFLSRSGLGCEPA; from the exons ATGGGAGCAGAGAAGATCTACAATGGCTCTCTGGATTTGGGAGGAGCTGTAGGAGATGGAGAAGGCAACCCCGAGTCGTATCGGTTATCTACTCTTTCTGTCGacctctctcttcctcttcccgCCATGACCCCTCGCATCAT CGAGCTATGTAAGGATCTGTTCAACGAGTGGTCGGAGCTGGATAATTCTCGGTTCTCTGTTGAAACGGTCTCTGGTGGAATCACTAATCTAC TGCTTAAGGTTACGGTGAAAGAGGAAAGCGGTAGTTGCGTTTCTGTCACCGTCAGACTATATGGACCTAACACGGATTATGTTATTAATCGTGACAGGGAACTGCAG GCAATCAAATATCTTTCAGCTGCAGGATTTGGTGCCAAGCTTCTTggagtttttaaaaatggtatggTGCAGTCATTTATTCATGCACGAACCCTAGAACCATCAG ATATGAGAAAGCCAAAGCTAGCTGCGGAAATTGCTAAACAGCTTAATAAATTCCACAAAGTATATATTCCAGGTTCTAAAGAACCTCAGTTATGGAacgaaattttaaaattttacgaGAAAG CCTCTGCACTGCAATTTGATGATACTGGGAAGCAAAGTATATATGATACAATTTCATTTAAGGAAATTCATAATGAAGTACTTGAAATTAAG GAACTAACGAGCCTCCTCAATTCCCCCGTAGTGTTTGCCCACAATGACCTGCTTTCTGGGAACATAATGCTAAATGAGGAAGAAG AACGACTCTACTTAATTGATTTCGAGTACGGATCATACAGTTACAGAGGCTTTGACATTGGTAATCACTTCAATGAATATGCCGGCTATGACTGTGACTATAGCTG TTATCCATCCAAGGAGGAACAGTATCATTTCTTCAGGCATTATTTGCATCCCGAAAAACCAGACGAG GTTTCTCAAAAAGATCTTGAAGCTCTGTACGTGGAGTCAAACACCTTCATGCTAGCTTCTCACTTATATTGGGCTTTATGGGCGCTTATACAG GCAAGGATGTCCCCGATCGATTTCGATTACCTTGCTTATTTCTTCCTGCGATACAACGAATATAAAAAGCAGAAGGAAAAATATTGCTCATTGGCAAGATCTTTCCTTTCTCGATCAGGATTGGGTTG
- the LOC111784587 gene encoding uncharacterized protein LOC111784587, with translation MSMLNSFFNRGFKAAQCKTLLKLTIPRIKLLRNRREIQLKQMRRDIAKLLETGQEATARIRVEHIIREENMMAAQEILELFCELIVVRLPIIETQRECPLDLKEAISSVCFAAPRCADLTELLQVQLLFAAKYGKEFVSAATELMPNCGVNRQLIELLSVRAPSPEKKLKLLKEIAEEHDLDWDPAGTEAEFNKSPEDLLNGSAQFVSASKLPLPKDKHDETYSATPDLGSAPQPDSDSELDTLDFPEVPKISVSLHPPTTFDAATAQPLIPPPSVSPPPETDRDSFKSSGIIPEIPPQDLHLRHEEVRSVSPSNDHLNISVGEDKQFLPFITPPSLSSSFSHRQTDLCPSSDSKTPEEKLGFKPRFEQEINSPPPSVSRTHEERNSLSPSVSRTHEEINSLPPSVSPEEKFGFKPQFEQNLDSPPPSVSRTKSEVNVDVSVDLQDVLAAAQAAAETAERAAAAARSAASLAKVRIDELTKKKNDRDAEVSCENPFHGAAVTPPDHKQTFQQDSLGNYSMPYYSQDSFKEHHRVSCDSDVTGHHQLEPQKSGFDSSPSNSPSERIAHPHQPQRLPSMDDDPYFSYPNLFTSQKPNLGSDRSSGGGSDLHM, from the exons ATGTCGATGCTCAACTCCTTCTTCAACAGGGGCTTCAAGGCTGCCCAATG TAAAACCCTGCTTAAATTGACAATTCCACGAATTAAGTTGCTGAGGAATCGGAGGGAGATTCAACTTAAGCAGATGCGACGAGACATAGCTAAGCTTCTTGAGACGGGTCAAGAAGCTACGGCTCGCATTCGG GTAGAGCATATAATCAGAGAAGAGAATATGATGGCTGCTCAGGAAATTCTTGAGTTGTTTTGTGAGCTTATTGTTGTTCGTCTCCCAATTATTGAAACACAAAG GGAATGTCCTCTAGACTTGAAAGAAGCAATCTCAAGTGTGTGTTTTGCTGCTCCAAGGTGTGCAGATCTAACAGAGCTTCTCCAGGTTCAGTTGCTTTTTGCAGCTAAATATGGGAAGGAATTTGTATCAGCTGCAACTGAGCTCATGCCTAACTGTGGTGTTAACCGTCAG TTGATCGAGTTGCTTTCTGTTCGTGCTCCTTCACCTGAAAAGAAACTGAAGCTCTTAAAGGAAATCGCTGAAGAACACGACTTAGATTGGGATCCTGCTGGAACTGAAGCTGAGTTTAACAAATCTCCAGAAGATTTGCTC AATGGATCAGCGCAGTTTGTCAGTGCGTCAAAATTACCCCTTCCTAAAGATAAACACGACGAGACATATAGTGCTACTCCTGATTTGGGTAGTGCTCCACAACCTGATTCTGATTCTGAATTGGACACGTTAGACTTTCCTGAAGTTCCAAAGATATCAGTATCTCTGCATCCTCCTACTACTTTTGATGCTGCCACTGCACAACCACTGATTCCACCTCCATCTGTATCCCCACCACCTGAAACTGATCGTGATTCATTCAAATCTTCTGGTATTATTCCTGAAATCCCGCCTCAAGATTTACACTTGAGACATGAGGAGGTGAGGTCTGTTTCACCCAGCAACGATCATCTGAATATCTCTGTTGGCGAAGATAAACAATTTTTGCCATTTATTACTCCGCCATCACTGTCGTCTTCGTTTTCTCATAGACAAACTGATTTGTGCCCATCCTCTGATTCAAAGACCCCTGAGGAGAAGCTTGGTTTCAAACCACGGTTTGAACAGGAGATAAATTCACCACCACCCTCTGTTTCAAGGACCCATGAGGAGAGAAATTCACTATCACCTTCTGTTTCAAGGACCCATGAGGAGATAAATTCACTACCACCCTCTGTTTCTCCTGAAGAAAAATTCGGTTTCAAACCACAGTTTGAGCAGAATCTAGATTCCCCACCACCCTCTGTTTCAAGGACAAAGAGTGAGGTCAATGTGGATGTCAGTGTGGATTTGCAGGATGTGTTGGCAGCTGCTCAGGCTGCTGCTGAAACTGCTGAACGTGCTGCTGCGGCTGCTCGCTCTGCAGCCAGTCTTGCGAAGGTTAGAATCGATGAGctcacaaagaaaaagaatgatcGAGATGCTGAAGTTAGTTGTGAGAATCCATTCCACGGAGCTGCTGTAACTCCACCTGATCATAAACAAACATTCCAACAAGATTCTTTGGGGAATTATTCTATGCCATATTATTCACAAGATTCTTTCAAAGAACATCACAGGGTAAGCTGTGATTCAGACGTTACTGGTCATCACCAGCTCGAGCCACAGAAATCGGGTTTTGATTCCTCGCCCAGTAATTCACCATCAGAACGCATAGCACATCCTCATCAGCCGCAGAGGCTCCCATCAATGGATGACGACCCATACTTTTCATACCCGAATCTATTTACTTCACAGAAACCAAATCTGGGATCTGATCGTTCGTCTGGTGGTGGTTCCGATCTACACATGTGA